One region of Armigeres subalbatus isolate Guangzhou_Male chromosome 3, GZ_Asu_2, whole genome shotgun sequence genomic DNA includes:
- the LOC134222295 gene encoding uncharacterized protein LOC134222295: MDSMAEVIIITLLTSKLDPATRKSWELSVGHGKLPGYKDTIAFLRNHCHVLERCEQGVGLVKARNQHSILKPAAAQKTYTMTVQKPDDGCPICSAKHLVDSCDAFKKLPIDARYEKAKQLGLCFGCLKKGHRTASCKKKTTCLSCTKKHHPLMHYEEKQCGSSESSAEYKQTSGNPEQLTAAKCVIPVEPSLAKKQILLATAIVKVFDSCGVPYDCRVLLDSGAMASFISERMANLLNLRRRSANVPIVGVNGMKTTVKFKISARVASRTTDYSFVVEYLVIPQVNGPLPVNKIDYSSWPIPNKMELADPKFFEPSRIDMLIGAEMFFDLIQPGKYRMASDLPVLQESSLGWLVGGPVGGATAFSTARVCQVNSMNIGNDQLTELLQRFWTIDDQQNEATPKHDDFCEDHFFRTHTRIPEGRYVVKLPFRDNVCDLGASRQQAEKRFHS; encoded by the coding sequence ATGGATTCGATGGCCGAAGTGATCATCATCACTCTTTTGACGTCAAAGCTTGACCCTGCAACCAGGAAGTCGTGGGAGTTGTCGGTAGGACACGGCAAGCTCCCAGGGTATAAAGATACGATCGCGTTCCTGAGGAATCATTGCCACGTACTGGAGCGCTGCGAACAAGGAGTTGGTCTTGTGAAGGCAAGAAATCAGCATTCTATTTTGAAACCGGCTGCAGCACAAAAAACGTATACGATGACAGTTCAGAAACCAGACGACGGATGCCCGATATGCTCAGCGAAACATTTGGTCGACTCCTGCGATGCTTTCAAGAAGCTACCGATAGACGCGCGGTATGAAAAAGCGAAGCAATTGGGGTTGTGCTTCGGATGCCTCAAAAAGGGACACCGGACGGCATCTTGTAAGAAAAAAACGACTTGCCTGTCTTGCACGAAGAAGCATCATCCACTGATGCACTATGAAGAGAAACAATGTGGCAGCTCGGAATCTTCGGCAGAATATAAACAAACTAGTGGCAACCCGGAGCAACTAACAGCGGCGAAATGCGTGATTCCTGTCGAACCTAGCTTGGCGAAGAAACAGATCTTGTTGGCAACGGCAATTGTGAAAGTTTTTGATTCTTGTGGTGTTCCATATGATTGTCGTGTGCTGCTTGATTCAGGTGCAATGGCGAGCTTTATTTCGGAGCGAATGGCGAATCTGCTAAACTTGCGAAGAAGAAGTGCAAACGTCCCCATTGTAGGCGTAAATGGGATGAAGACGACCGTAAAGTTCAAGATTAGTGCGAGAGTGGCTTCCAGGACGACGGATTACAGTTTTGTTGTGGAGTATCTTGTCATTCCTCAAGTAAATGGACCGCTTCCAGTGAATAAAATCGATTATTCGAGCTGGCCGATTCCGAATAAAATGGAACTTGCAGATCCTAAGTTCTTTGAGCCAAGTCGCATCGACATGTTGATAGGTGCGGAGATGTTTTTTGATTTGATTCAGCCAGGTAAATATCGAATGGCCTCAGACTTGCCAGTGTTACAGGAGAGCTCGTTAGGCTGGTTGGTAGGAGGACCTGTGGGTGGTGCGACTGCGTTTAGCACCGCACGGGTGTGTCAAGTAAACTCAATGAACATTGGCAATGATCAGCTGACCGAGTTACTTCAACGATTTTGGACGATAGATGATCAGCAAAATGAAGCGACTCCCAAACACGACGATTTTTGTGAGGATCATTTCTTTAGGACACATACTCGAATACCGGAGGGGCGATATGTCGTGAAATTACCATTTCGAGACAATGTTTGTGATTTGGGCGCATCTCGGCAGCAAGCAGAGAAGAGATTCCACTCATGA